From Debaryomyces hansenii CBS767 chromosome C complete sequence, a single genomic window includes:
- a CDS encoding DEHA2C05588p (similar to uniprot|P06243 Saccharomyces cerevisiae YDL017w CDC7 protein kinase), whose protein sequence is MENLYSTFKKLKDRISPNKPKGSASGSTIEIGRKRKNPSSDDNPFNDNSKKVRRHSNDSGMGYAVSKEAVISEEGKSMSPFIRRENLSKSLKTENTSSNNAKHPGETRDLNAVSGRNEEYENPIEKEVDGNGAETTSQTNGDETSEPAEVNTEDDEEEEDDKVPLEVLEEMNKLEECFPILSSNYRLIDKIGEGTFSTVYKAESLNGTIKLGSDIWKSPPLKRNRNKIKPIKRKNPIVALKQIYVTSSPNRIFNELNLLYILTGNSHVAPLLDVLRYQDQVLAILPYYQHADFRDFYRDLPIKGIKKYLWELFQALDFVHDKEVIHRDLKPTNFLYDPFKGRGVLVDFGLAEKMEPSTASRNSNVCPCVSKEKPAVSRTHAKRLNVKAAYPKQDQRPPRRANRAGTRGFRAPEVLFKCTNQSTKLDIWSAGIIGFSLISRRFPLFNSPDDTDALFELAIMFGIDKLQKCAELHGCGLEISLVRNVNKTYSNLIHVLSEFLNFESMSDAIPKDSVIYDTLTVLSQKGDSFEKPVLQNDDTEESLMKRMENYNDHKHLLQLLYGCFHMDPSKRLSSKGILKLPFFNELINSQDDEVIL, encoded by the coding sequence AGGAAAAGGAAGAATCCTAGTAGCGATGATAATCCGTTCAACGATAATTCGAAGAAGGTCAGAAGACATAGCAATGATTCGGGAATGGGGTACGCTGTATCTAAGGAAGCGGTAATATCGGAAGAGGGAAAGCTGATGTCACCTTTTATCAGAAGAGAGAATTTATCGAAGAGTCTTAAGACTGAGAATACTTCTAGTAATAATGCGAAACACCCGGGAGAAACTAGAGATTTGAACGCAGTTAGTGGGAGGAATGAGGAGTACGAGAATCCAATAGAGAAAGAGGTTGATGGGAATGGTGCTGAGACAACCAGTCAAACTAATGGAGATGAGACCAGCGAACCGGCGGAGGTAAATACagaggatgatgaagaggaagaagatgataaagTGCCTTTAGAAGTGTTAGAGGAGATGAATAAATTGGAAGAATGTTTTCCAATTTTGTCGTCAAATTACCGTTTGATAGATAAGATTGGGGAAGGGACATTTTCAACAGTCTATAAAGCAGAATCCTTGAACGGTACTATTAAATTGGGATCGGATATTTGGAAGTCCCCTCCATTAAAGAGAAATAGGAACAAAATAAAGCCgatcaaaagaaaaaacCCCATAGTTGCattgaaacaaatatatgTAACGTCATCGCCGAATAGAATTTTTAATGAACTAAATTTGCTTTATATTTTGACAGGCAATTCACATGTCGCTCCACTATTGGATGTTTTAAGATACCAAGATCAAGTACTTGCCATATTACCATACTACCAACATGCCGATTTCCGCGATTTTTATAGAGATCTTCCTATCAAAGGCATAAAGAAGTATTTATGGGAGCTTTTCCAAGCATTAGATTTTGTACATGACAAGGAAGTGATTCATAGAGATTTAAAGCCCACTAATTTCCTTTATGATCCTTTTAAGGGACGAGGCGTTTTGGTTGATTTCGGATTAGCTGAGAAAATGGAACCAAGTACCGCATCAAGAAATTCTAACGTATGCCCATGCGTATCTAAAGAAAAGCCAGCTGTTAGCAGAACACATGCCAAAAGATTAAATGTAAAGGCTGCTTATCCAAAACAGGATCAACGACCACCACGGAGGGCGAACAGAGCTGGTACACGTGGATTCAGAGCGCCAGAAGTGCTATTCAAATGTACAAACCAGTCAACCAAGCTTGATATATGGTCAGCAGGTATAATTGGATTCTCGCTTATTAGTAGAAGGTTCCCATTGTTTAACTCTCCAGACGATACTGATGCGCTATTTGAGCTAGCCATTATGTTTGGAATCGACAAGCTTCAGAAATGTGCAGAGCTTCATGGATGTGGTTTGGAAATTTCGTTAGTGAGAAACGTAAACAAGACATACTCTAATTTGATTCATGTATTATCcgaatttttgaattttgagAGTATGCTGGACGCGATACCGAAGGACAGCGTAATATATGACACCCTTACTGTCTTGAGCCAGAAAGGTGACTCGTTTGAGAAACCAGTCTTACAGAATGATGATACTGAGGAGTCATTAATGAAGCGCATGGAGAACTATAATGATCATAAGCATTTACTACAATTACTATATGGGTGCTTCCATATGGATCCTAGTAAGAGATTGTCATCAAAGGGAATTCTAAAATTGCCCTtctttaatgaattaataaatagtCAGGATGACGAAGTAATCCtctga
- a CDS encoding DEHA2C05566p (weakly similar to CA3492|IPF3189 Candida albicans), with the protein MSHSSGFLSERHSPLSSSEPVSGSTSPLVIKPATIIAHKPRSLSMNSNCSAHSNHNRSLSIISLESPRNSIVSFDDGFTRPPRNDSNASLSSMVGNNGGMTPPLGGSKETLRLNHKIVPKASSTAITSDEDSEVEQKSTFNCQCNKKGRYYSEPAPNSYLKKDFEFQYGINVNKNGKHNNYSNIHLNPYPNHRHIDIKPATDGKSDIPPPPLMLDTSDQNTEIKDLTDKTDRTDKVIAKKIKPVNKTNRTHQSMYLKKKSIYSKDLQLELMNSNTSMGKHLDTRFIESAPSSSRSANPNFKAQIKDFENEPIMTTLEHQNKLITKLNEKWNKSLITPNHTSGANDKMISDETNHIVGSRKRSRQYSFEGDDDTYDDYDN; encoded by the coding sequence ATGTCACATTCTTCTGGATTTCTAAGTGAACGTCACAGTCCATTAAGCTCGAGTGAGCCAGTTTCTGGGTCCACGAGTCCTCTTGTTATCAAACCTGCTACAATTATTGCTCACAAGCCACGGtcattatcaatgaattcGAACTGCTCTGCACATTCTAATCATAACAGGAGCTTATCAATTATAAGTCTTGAGTCTCCACGGAATTCGATAGTGTCGTTTGATGACGGGTTTACACGGCCACCTCGAAATGATAGCAATGCGAGTCTCAGCTCAATGGTGGGAAATAATGGAGGCATGACGCCTCCATTGGGTGGGTCGAAGGAGACACTTCGCCTAAATCACAAAATTGTACCCAAGGCTAGCAGTACTGCCATAACTTCGGACGAGGATTCGGAGGTGGAGCAGAAGTCGACTTTTAACTGCCAGTGTAATAAAAAGGGTAGATATTATTCAGAACCAGCCCCCAATTCGTACCTCAAGAAGGATTTTGAGTTTCAATATGGTATTAACGTTAATAAGAACGGGAAGCACAATAACTATAGCAACATCCATCTTAATCCATACCCCAACCATAGACACATCGATATCAAACCAGCCACAGACGGTAAATCAGATATTCCTCCGCCTCCACTAATGTTGGATACTTCAGATCAAAACACggaaattaaagatttgACGGATAAGACTGATAGGACAGACAAAGTCATTGCAAAGAAGATAAAGCCTGTAAATAAAACTAATCGCACTCATCAATCGAtgtatttgaagaaaaaacTGATATATTCCAAGGACCTACAGTTggaattaatgaattcgAATACTAGTATGGGCAAGCATTTGGATACAAGGTTTATTGAATCTGCCCCATCGAGTCTGAGGAGCGCTAATCCAAATTTCAAGGCGCAAATAAAAGACTTTGAAAACGAACCTATTATGACCACATTAGAGCACCAGAATAAGCTAATCACTAAGCTTAACGAGAAATGGAATAAATCACTTATCACGCCGAATCATACATCGGGAGCCAACGACAAGATGATTTCTGATGAAACTAATCACATCGTTGGTTCCAGAAAAAGATCACGACAATACCTGTTTGAAGGCGATGACGATACTTATGACGATTATGATAATTAA